Proteins from a single region of Corylus avellana chromosome ca11, CavTom2PMs-1.0:
- the LOC132166489 gene encoding uncharacterized protein LOC132166489 isoform X2, which translates to MRFLSPGEEVPRRTQKEGLNMEPSTPAQTCESSSTLLQSSPANPELDALMSDINTVISASGAVDQRRRSSSLVFKQLKPNTTLANDENRFWVSTVQRSGAESPGFEPSRDEDYATSSEFKGKIKLDLNVGFSGFEDELEGGKGSDDKEGEKILLSSGSVEVGVEMLEEETRSGDAAGGVKRKRCSREEKGKRKLVEVDEELDGEELVILDEEPSFFYGSGILKRWRASREEREKRKLVMDDLLRSGIDVIELDSEPEAENSVYDTQGRTENKEDQCKRTVSDVSEEGNINIRGNESKGGEYRQRRFLEVARQQAQHYAVFNENHRSLGAESEGTSSSLKNKSTNVNWVPRNSQDHHRSKPLVPSLLELSMKILVKNTDAITSLEGVPDEVKNRLSQLVCDSRRMNTHFFSLLVCGSPAEVRLRDCSWLTEEEFTKSFADCDTKHLMVLQLDQCGRCLPDYVLQASLARSPKCLPALAILSLLGAFRLSDVGISALVSSAPALRSINLSQCSLLTSISIKTLADSLESSLKELYIDDCQNIDAMLILPPLQKLKHLEVLSLAGIQTVCDDFIREFITACGHNMKELVLTDCVKLTDTSLKVIAESSSGLCRLDLANLCKLTDSAVGYLANGCRAIQTLKLGRNSFSDEAIAAYLETSGESLKELSLNNLTKITNVFVEGHSNPNLQIIGLKLSSILENLKVSDPQQLLKYSPLPLTIWSSFASSDA; encoded by the exons ATGAGATTCCTGAGTCCTGGAGAAGAAGTCCCGCGTAGAACCCAGAAAGAAGGGCTTAACATGGAACCCTCCACCCCCGCCCAAACTTGCGAGTCCTCCTCCACTCTCCTACAATCTTCCCCTGCCAACCCAGAACTGGACGCTCTCATGTCGGACATAAATACGGTCATATCGGCTTCTGGAGCTGTTGATCAGCGCCGGAGGAGTTCCAGTCTCGTTTTCAAGCAGTTGAAACCAAACACCACTTTGGCCAATGACGAGAATAGATTTTGGGTTTCGACAGTTCAACGGAGCGGAGCTGAGTCGCCGGGTTTTGAACCGAGTAGAGACGAAGATTATGCGACTTCTAGTGAGTTTAAAGGGAAGATAAAGCTGGACTTGAATGTTGGTTTCTCCGGGTTCGAGGATGAACTTGAAGGAGGTAAAGGCAGCGATGATAAAGAAGGTGAGAAGATATTGTTGAGTAGTGGGAGTGTAGAGGTTGGTGTGGAGATGTTGGAGGAAGAAACAAGATCAGGGGATGCAGCAGGCGGTGTTAAGCGCAAAAGGTGTAGCAGAGAAGAGAAAGGCAAGCGAAAACTGGTGGAGGTCGATGAGGAGCTTGATGGAGAGGAATTGGTTATATTGGATGAAGAACCAAGTTTTTTTTACGGGAGTGGTATTCTCAAGCGTTGGAGAGCAAgtagagaagaaagagagaagagaaaactTGTCATGGATGATCTATTGAGGAGTGGTATTGATGTAATAGAACTTGATTCAGAGCCTGAAGCAGAGAATTCAGTTTATGATACCCAAGGGagaacagaaaataaggaaGATCAATGCAAAAGAACAGTGAGTGATGTGAGTGAAGAGGGTAACATTAACATAAGAGGGAATGAATCAAAGGGAGGGGAATACAGGCAACGTCGGTTCCTTGAAGTGGCTAGGCAACAGGCACAGCATTATGCAGTTTTTAACGAAAATCATCGGTCTCTTGGTGCTGAAAGTGAGGGGACTTCTTCTTCACTAAAAAATAAGTCCACAAATGTTAATTGGGTTCCAAGGAATAGTCAGGACCATCATCGCTCGAAGCCGTTGGTCCCTTCACTTTTAGAGCTAAGCATGAAAATTCTTGTCAAGAATACTGATGCAATCACTTCACTTGAAGGTGTCCCAGATGAAGTGAAGAATAGGCTTAGTCAGTTGGTATGTGATTCTAGGAGAATGAacactcattttttttccctccttgTCTGCGGATCCCCTGCAGAGGTACGCTTGAGGGATTGTTCATGGCTAACAGAGGAAGAATTCACAAAATCTTTTGCGGATTGTGACACAAAACATCTgatg GTATTACAACTTGATCAGTGTGGGCGCTGTTTGCCTGATTATGTATTACAAGCTAGCTTAGCTCGGTCACCAAAATGCTTACCAGCACTAGCTATTCTATCCCTCCTTGGTGCATTCCGGCTTTCTGATGTTGGGATAAGTGCACTTGTTTCTTCTGCCCCTGCACTAAGATCTATAAATCTTAGCCAGTGTTCACTTCTCACCTCCATTAGTATCAAAACATTGGCTGACTCATTGGAATCAAGTCTGAAAGAATTGTACATTGATGATTGCCAAAATATTGATGCTATGCTTATTCTGCCACCATTACAGAAGCTAAAACATTTAGAAGTGTTGTCATTAGCAGGCATTCAAACTGTTTGTGATGATTTTATTAGAGAATTTATTACTGCATGTGGTCACAATATGAAGGAGCTTGTTTTAACTGATTGTGT GAAATTGACTGATACTTCCTTGAAAGTTATTGCTGAATCCAGTTCTGGATTATGCAGACTTGACCTTGCTAACTTGTGCAAATTGACAGACTCTGCTGTGGGATATCTCGCTAATGGTTGTCGAGCAATTCAAACACTGAAACTTGGCCGTAATTCATTCAG TGATGAAGCTATTGCTGCCTATTTGGAAACCTCTGGAGAGTCCCTAAAAGAACTCTCCCTGAATAATTTGACCAAG
- the LOC132166489 gene encoding uncharacterized protein LOC132166489 isoform X1: MRFLSPGEEVPRRTQKEGLNMEPSTPAQTCESSSTLLQSSPANPELDALMSDINTVISASGAVDQRRRSSSLVFKQLKPNTTLANDENRFWVSTVQRSGAESPGFEPSRDEDYATSSEFKGKIKLDLNVGFSGFEDELEGGKGSDDKEGEKILLSSGSVEVGVEMLEEETRSGDAAGGVKRKRCSREEKGKRKLVEVDEELDGEELVILDEEPSFFYGSGILKRWRASREEREKRKLVMDDLLRSGIDVIELDSEPEAENSVYDTQGRTENKEDQCKRTVSDVSEEGNINIRGNESKGGEYRQRRFLEVARQQAQHYAVFNENHRSLGAESEGTSSSLKNKSTNVNWVPRNSQDHHRSKPLVPSLLELSMKILVKNTDAITSLEGVPDEVKNRLSQLVCDSRRMNTHFFSLLVCGSPAEVRLRDCSWLTEEEFTKSFADCDTKHLMVLQLDQCGRCLPDYVLQASLARSPKCLPALAILSLLGAFRLSDVGISALVSSAPALRSINLSQCSLLTSISIKTLADSLESSLKELYIDDCQNIDAMLILPPLQKLKHLEVLSLAGIQTVCDDFIREFITACGHNMKELVLTDCVKLTDTSLKVIAESSSGLCRLDLANLCKLTDSAVGYLANGCRAIQTLKLGRNSFSDEAIAAYLETSGESLKELSLNNLTKVGNKTAMSLARRLKKLINLDLSWCRNLTEEDFGLIVDGCLSLRVLKAFGCTQITNVFVEGHSNPNLQIIGLKLSSILENLKVSDPQQLLKYSPLPLTIWSSFASSDA; this comes from the exons ATGAGATTCCTGAGTCCTGGAGAAGAAGTCCCGCGTAGAACCCAGAAAGAAGGGCTTAACATGGAACCCTCCACCCCCGCCCAAACTTGCGAGTCCTCCTCCACTCTCCTACAATCTTCCCCTGCCAACCCAGAACTGGACGCTCTCATGTCGGACATAAATACGGTCATATCGGCTTCTGGAGCTGTTGATCAGCGCCGGAGGAGTTCCAGTCTCGTTTTCAAGCAGTTGAAACCAAACACCACTTTGGCCAATGACGAGAATAGATTTTGGGTTTCGACAGTTCAACGGAGCGGAGCTGAGTCGCCGGGTTTTGAACCGAGTAGAGACGAAGATTATGCGACTTCTAGTGAGTTTAAAGGGAAGATAAAGCTGGACTTGAATGTTGGTTTCTCCGGGTTCGAGGATGAACTTGAAGGAGGTAAAGGCAGCGATGATAAAGAAGGTGAGAAGATATTGTTGAGTAGTGGGAGTGTAGAGGTTGGTGTGGAGATGTTGGAGGAAGAAACAAGATCAGGGGATGCAGCAGGCGGTGTTAAGCGCAAAAGGTGTAGCAGAGAAGAGAAAGGCAAGCGAAAACTGGTGGAGGTCGATGAGGAGCTTGATGGAGAGGAATTGGTTATATTGGATGAAGAACCAAGTTTTTTTTACGGGAGTGGTATTCTCAAGCGTTGGAGAGCAAgtagagaagaaagagagaagagaaaactTGTCATGGATGATCTATTGAGGAGTGGTATTGATGTAATAGAACTTGATTCAGAGCCTGAAGCAGAGAATTCAGTTTATGATACCCAAGGGagaacagaaaataaggaaGATCAATGCAAAAGAACAGTGAGTGATGTGAGTGAAGAGGGTAACATTAACATAAGAGGGAATGAATCAAAGGGAGGGGAATACAGGCAACGTCGGTTCCTTGAAGTGGCTAGGCAACAGGCACAGCATTATGCAGTTTTTAACGAAAATCATCGGTCTCTTGGTGCTGAAAGTGAGGGGACTTCTTCTTCACTAAAAAATAAGTCCACAAATGTTAATTGGGTTCCAAGGAATAGTCAGGACCATCATCGCTCGAAGCCGTTGGTCCCTTCACTTTTAGAGCTAAGCATGAAAATTCTTGTCAAGAATACTGATGCAATCACTTCACTTGAAGGTGTCCCAGATGAAGTGAAGAATAGGCTTAGTCAGTTGGTATGTGATTCTAGGAGAATGAacactcattttttttccctccttgTCTGCGGATCCCCTGCAGAGGTACGCTTGAGGGATTGTTCATGGCTAACAGAGGAAGAATTCACAAAATCTTTTGCGGATTGTGACACAAAACATCTgatg GTATTACAACTTGATCAGTGTGGGCGCTGTTTGCCTGATTATGTATTACAAGCTAGCTTAGCTCGGTCACCAAAATGCTTACCAGCACTAGCTATTCTATCCCTCCTTGGTGCATTCCGGCTTTCTGATGTTGGGATAAGTGCACTTGTTTCTTCTGCCCCTGCACTAAGATCTATAAATCTTAGCCAGTGTTCACTTCTCACCTCCATTAGTATCAAAACATTGGCTGACTCATTGGAATCAAGTCTGAAAGAATTGTACATTGATGATTGCCAAAATATTGATGCTATGCTTATTCTGCCACCATTACAGAAGCTAAAACATTTAGAAGTGTTGTCATTAGCAGGCATTCAAACTGTTTGTGATGATTTTATTAGAGAATTTATTACTGCATGTGGTCACAATATGAAGGAGCTTGTTTTAACTGATTGTGT GAAATTGACTGATACTTCCTTGAAAGTTATTGCTGAATCCAGTTCTGGATTATGCAGACTTGACCTTGCTAACTTGTGCAAATTGACAGACTCTGCTGTGGGATATCTCGCTAATGGTTGTCGAGCAATTCAAACACTGAAACTTGGCCGTAATTCATTCAG TGATGAAGCTATTGCTGCCTATTTGGAAACCTCTGGAGAGTCCCTAAAAGAACTCTCCCTGAATAATTTGACCAAG GTTGGCAACAAGACAGCCATGTCACTTGCTAGACGCTTAAAAAAGTTGATAAACTTGGATCTGTCTTGGTGCCGGAATTTAACAGAGGAGGATTTTGGTTTGATTGTGGATGGTTGTTTGTCACTGAGGGTGCTCAAAGCTTTTGGATGCACTCAG
- the LOC132166489 gene encoding uncharacterized protein LOC132166489 isoform X3 translates to MRFLSPGEEVPRRTQKEGLNMEPSTPAQTCESSSTLLQSSPANPELDALMSDINTVISASGAVDQRRRSSSLVFKQLKPNTTLANDENRFWVSTVQRSGAESPGFEPSRDEDYATSSEFKGKIKLDLNVGFSGFEDELEGGKGSDDKEGEKILLSSGSVEVGVEMLEEETRSGDAAGGVKRKRCSREEKGKRKLVEVDEELDGEELVILDEEPSFFYGSGILKRWRASREEREKRKLVMDDLLRSGIDVIELDSEPEAENSVYDTQGRTENKEDQCKRTVSDVSEEGNINIRGNESKGGEYRQRRFLEVARQQAQHYAVFNENHRSLGAESEGTSSSLKNKSTNVNWVPRNSQDHHRSKPLVPSLLELSMKILVKNTDAITSLEGVPDEVKNRLSQLVCDSRRMNTHFFSLLVCGSPAEVRLRDCSWLTEEEFTKSFADCDTKHLMVLQLDQCGRCLPDYVLQASLARSPKCLPALAILSLLGAFRLSDVGISALVSSAPALRSINLSQCSLLTSISIKTLADSLESSLKELYIDDCQNIDAMLILPPLQKLKHLEVLSLAGIQTVCDDFIREFITACGHNMKELVLTDCVKLTDTSLKVIAESSSGLCRLDLANLCKLTDSAVGYLANGCRAIQTLKLGRNSFRFLP, encoded by the exons ATGAGATTCCTGAGTCCTGGAGAAGAAGTCCCGCGTAGAACCCAGAAAGAAGGGCTTAACATGGAACCCTCCACCCCCGCCCAAACTTGCGAGTCCTCCTCCACTCTCCTACAATCTTCCCCTGCCAACCCAGAACTGGACGCTCTCATGTCGGACATAAATACGGTCATATCGGCTTCTGGAGCTGTTGATCAGCGCCGGAGGAGTTCCAGTCTCGTTTTCAAGCAGTTGAAACCAAACACCACTTTGGCCAATGACGAGAATAGATTTTGGGTTTCGACAGTTCAACGGAGCGGAGCTGAGTCGCCGGGTTTTGAACCGAGTAGAGACGAAGATTATGCGACTTCTAGTGAGTTTAAAGGGAAGATAAAGCTGGACTTGAATGTTGGTTTCTCCGGGTTCGAGGATGAACTTGAAGGAGGTAAAGGCAGCGATGATAAAGAAGGTGAGAAGATATTGTTGAGTAGTGGGAGTGTAGAGGTTGGTGTGGAGATGTTGGAGGAAGAAACAAGATCAGGGGATGCAGCAGGCGGTGTTAAGCGCAAAAGGTGTAGCAGAGAAGAGAAAGGCAAGCGAAAACTGGTGGAGGTCGATGAGGAGCTTGATGGAGAGGAATTGGTTATATTGGATGAAGAACCAAGTTTTTTTTACGGGAGTGGTATTCTCAAGCGTTGGAGAGCAAgtagagaagaaagagagaagagaaaactTGTCATGGATGATCTATTGAGGAGTGGTATTGATGTAATAGAACTTGATTCAGAGCCTGAAGCAGAGAATTCAGTTTATGATACCCAAGGGagaacagaaaataaggaaGATCAATGCAAAAGAACAGTGAGTGATGTGAGTGAAGAGGGTAACATTAACATAAGAGGGAATGAATCAAAGGGAGGGGAATACAGGCAACGTCGGTTCCTTGAAGTGGCTAGGCAACAGGCACAGCATTATGCAGTTTTTAACGAAAATCATCGGTCTCTTGGTGCTGAAAGTGAGGGGACTTCTTCTTCACTAAAAAATAAGTCCACAAATGTTAATTGGGTTCCAAGGAATAGTCAGGACCATCATCGCTCGAAGCCGTTGGTCCCTTCACTTTTAGAGCTAAGCATGAAAATTCTTGTCAAGAATACTGATGCAATCACTTCACTTGAAGGTGTCCCAGATGAAGTGAAGAATAGGCTTAGTCAGTTGGTATGTGATTCTAGGAGAATGAacactcattttttttccctccttgTCTGCGGATCCCCTGCAGAGGTACGCTTGAGGGATTGTTCATGGCTAACAGAGGAAGAATTCACAAAATCTTTTGCGGATTGTGACACAAAACATCTgatg GTATTACAACTTGATCAGTGTGGGCGCTGTTTGCCTGATTATGTATTACAAGCTAGCTTAGCTCGGTCACCAAAATGCTTACCAGCACTAGCTATTCTATCCCTCCTTGGTGCATTCCGGCTTTCTGATGTTGGGATAAGTGCACTTGTTTCTTCTGCCCCTGCACTAAGATCTATAAATCTTAGCCAGTGTTCACTTCTCACCTCCATTAGTATCAAAACATTGGCTGACTCATTGGAATCAAGTCTGAAAGAATTGTACATTGATGATTGCCAAAATATTGATGCTATGCTTATTCTGCCACCATTACAGAAGCTAAAACATTTAGAAGTGTTGTCATTAGCAGGCATTCAAACTGTTTGTGATGATTTTATTAGAGAATTTATTACTGCATGTGGTCACAATATGAAGGAGCTTGTTTTAACTGATTGTGT GAAATTGACTGATACTTCCTTGAAAGTTATTGCTGAATCCAGTTCTGGATTATGCAGACTTGACCTTGCTAACTTGTGCAAATTGACAGACTCTGCTGTGGGATATCTCGCTAATGGTTGTCGAGCAATTCAAACACTGAAACTTGGCCGTAATTCATTCAGGTTTTTGCCATGA